In Streptomyces durocortorensis, a genomic segment contains:
- a CDS encoding ABC transporter permease yields MSSPPTSAPTTGRTSLRGSARVVLRLHRKALWAAGGLLVLGIGIVVALRVWMASAKELCADGDITPCGGPAHQPSYARTSTETLLADGGTVLLLLAALVGVFVAGPLIARELESGTFRLAWAQSVSPARWLAARLAVPAALGVSGLAVLVVVYRWGLWALRGYPYSHRITWYGSGVFPGTGPALLGYVLLAVAVGALCAVLVRRTLLSMSLTALVLWTVAFGLEKRRYELWPTVFRTDQDALQSFSAGDWSIDAGMVTASGRRLYWQDCYDADLAQGYDGDLAQHIEACLRDRGAVSDFIEYHPASHYWPLQLVETGILLALAALAVFLAFRALRRLHG; encoded by the coding sequence ATGAGCTCTCCCCCCACGAGCGCCCCCACCACAGGCCGCACCTCTCTGCGCGGGTCCGCCCGCGTGGTGCTGCGCCTGCACCGCAAGGCCCTCTGGGCGGCGGGCGGCCTGCTGGTGCTCGGCATCGGCATCGTCGTGGCCCTCCGTGTCTGGATGGCGTCCGCGAAGGAGCTGTGCGCCGACGGCGACATCACCCCGTGCGGCGGCCCCGCCCACCAGCCCAGCTACGCCCGTACGTCCACCGAGACCCTCCTCGCCGATGGCGGCACGGTGCTGCTCCTCCTGGCCGCGCTCGTCGGCGTCTTCGTGGCGGGCCCGCTCATCGCCCGTGAACTGGAGAGCGGCACCTTCCGGCTGGCCTGGGCCCAGTCGGTCTCCCCCGCCCGCTGGCTCGCCGCCCGGCTGGCGGTGCCCGCCGCCCTGGGAGTCAGCGGCCTGGCGGTGCTGGTCGTCGTCTACCGCTGGGGCCTGTGGGCGCTCAGGGGGTACCCGTACTCACACCGGATCACCTGGTACGGCTCCGGCGTCTTCCCCGGCACCGGGCCCGCCCTCCTCGGCTACGTGCTGCTCGCCGTGGCGGTCGGCGCCCTGTGCGCGGTCCTCGTCCGTCGCACCCTGCTGTCCATGTCCCTCACCGCCCTCGTCCTCTGGACGGTCGCGTTCGGGCTGGAGAAGCGGCGGTACGAGCTGTGGCCGACCGTGTTCCGGACGGACCAGGACGCTCTCCAGTCCTTCTCCGCCGGGGACTGGTCCATCGATGCGGGCATGGTCACCGCGTCGGGCAGGAGGCTGTACTGGCAGGACTGCTACGACGCCGACCTGGCGCAGGGCTACGACGGCGACCTGGCGCAGCACATCGAAGCCTGCCTGCGCGACCGGGGCGCCGTCAGCGACTTCATCGAATACCACCCCGCCTCGCACTACTGGCCTCTCCAGCTCGTCGAGACCGGCATCCTGCTGGCCCTCGCCGCGCTCGCCGTGTTCCTCGCCTTCCGGGCCCTGCGCCGTCTGCACGGCTGA
- a CDS encoding ABC transporter ATP-binding protein translates to MTGVAIEAHGLGMAYGRGGRGHRALHDCSFRLPAGRVCALVGPNGAGKSTLLNLAAGAARPSAGSLTVLGSTGPAGPAAVRERIAHVPQDKPLYPQLTVADTLWAGGELNPGRWDRATADRIAGSLPRQARVRTLSGGQRTRLALALALGKRPELMLLDEPMADLDPLARHELMGVLMAETAEHGTTIVMSSHILTELEGACDFLLFVDGGRVRLGGEAEDIVSAHALITGQAGRDLAPHTAVETRTTGRQLTALIRKEGPVDDSLWSVTEPSLEDLLLAHLRSPDAPPLLTPSASAVPGGPREAVASA, encoded by the coding sequence ATGACCGGCGTCGCGATCGAGGCACACGGCCTCGGCATGGCCTACGGGCGCGGGGGCAGGGGCCACCGCGCCCTGCACGACTGCTCGTTCCGGCTGCCCGCCGGACGCGTCTGCGCCCTCGTAGGGCCCAACGGAGCCGGGAAGTCGACCCTGCTGAACCTGGCGGCCGGGGCAGCCCGGCCGAGCGCCGGCTCCCTGACCGTCCTCGGCTCCACCGGTCCCGCCGGTCCCGCCGCCGTACGCGAGCGCATCGCTCACGTCCCCCAGGACAAGCCGCTGTACCCGCAACTCACGGTCGCCGACACGCTGTGGGCGGGCGGCGAGCTGAACCCGGGGCGCTGGGACCGTGCCACCGCCGACCGGATCGCCGGATCGCTGCCGCGGCAGGCCCGCGTCCGTACGCTCTCCGGCGGACAGCGCACCCGGCTCGCCCTGGCCCTCGCGCTCGGCAAGCGACCCGAACTGATGCTGCTGGACGAGCCGATGGCCGACCTCGACCCTCTGGCCCGGCACGAGCTGATGGGCGTCCTGATGGCGGAGACCGCCGAGCACGGCACCACCATCGTGATGTCCTCGCACATCCTCACCGAGCTGGAGGGCGCCTGCGACTTCCTGCTGTTCGTGGACGGCGGGCGCGTCCGGCTCGGCGGTGAGGCCGAGGACATCGTCTCCGCCCACGCCCTGATCACCGGGCAGGCAGGGCGCGACCTGGCCCCGCACACCGCCGTCGAAACCCGCACGACGGGCCGTCAGCTCACCGCTCTGATACGGAAGGAGGGCCCCGTGGACGACTCCCTGTGGTCCGTCACGGAACCCTCCCTGGAGGATCTGCTCCTCGCCCATCTCCGCTCACCGGACGCCCCGCCCCTGCTCACCCCGAGCGCGAGCGCCGTCCCCGGCGGGCCCCGTGAGGCGGTGGCGTCGGCATGA
- a CDS encoding GntR family transcriptional regulator, with protein MAAESAAVEFRIDRRSGVATYLQIVQQTKQALRLGVLEPGDRLPTAREVVEATAINPNTVLKAYRELEREGLVEARRGLGTFVRRTLGGAAGATAADAPLRTELTDWARRARAAGLERDDVAALVTAVLDGTYNTPSTRSPHSTHSSHEGEQER; from the coding sequence ATGGCAGCCGAGTCCGCAGCGGTCGAGTTCCGTATCGACCGGCGCAGCGGCGTCGCCACCTATCTCCAGATCGTCCAGCAGACGAAGCAGGCCCTGCGCCTGGGCGTCCTCGAACCGGGCGACCGGCTACCGACCGCCCGCGAAGTCGTGGAGGCCACCGCCATCAACCCGAACACCGTCCTCAAGGCGTACCGGGAGCTGGAGCGCGAAGGCCTCGTCGAGGCCCGCCGCGGGCTCGGCACCTTCGTCCGCAGGACGCTGGGCGGCGCGGCCGGGGCAACCGCCGCCGACGCGCCGCTGCGCACCGAACTCACCGACTGGGCCCGCCGGGCGCGGGCGGCCGGGCTGGAGCGGGACGACGTCGCCGCACTCGTCACCGCCGTACTGGACGGCACGTACAACACACCCAGCACGCGTAGTCCACACAGCACGCACAGTTCGCACGAGGGGGAACAGGAACGATGA
- the mshD gene encoding mycothiol synthase — protein sequence MTTDVPLPAPGREIQALDALDPGQAEAVLALLTEAARSDGRQAVSEQGRLRIRGGHRDGVRHFLLTVDGALAGYAQLEDVDPVEAPAAELVVHPARRGSGHGRALGAALLAATGKRLRVWAHGGSSAARHLAQVLGLSLFRELRQLRRSLAPLDLAEPVLPEGVTVRTFEPGRDDEAWLAVNRAAFAHHPEQGSLTQQDLDDRKAEPWFDPKGFFLAERDGEIVGFHWTKVHAEEQLGEVYVVGVAPDAQGGGLGKALTAIGLHHLASEALPTAMLYVDADNTAAVTVYERMGFTTHEVDLMYRTES from the coding sequence ATGACGACTGACGTACCCCTCCCCGCCCCCGGACGTGAGATTCAGGCCCTCGACGCACTCGACCCCGGCCAGGCAGAGGCCGTCCTCGCCCTGCTCACCGAGGCGGCCAGGTCCGACGGCCGTCAGGCGGTCTCCGAGCAGGGGCGGCTCCGGATCCGGGGCGGACACCGCGACGGCGTACGGCACTTCCTGCTCACCGTGGACGGCGCGCTCGCCGGATACGCCCAGTTGGAGGACGTCGACCCGGTCGAGGCCCCGGCCGCCGAGCTGGTCGTCCACCCCGCGCGGCGCGGCAGCGGGCACGGCCGGGCCCTGGGCGCCGCCCTCCTGGCCGCGACCGGCAAGCGGCTGCGGGTCTGGGCGCACGGCGGCAGCTCGGCGGCCCGCCACCTGGCACAGGTCCTCGGCCTCTCCCTCTTCCGCGAACTGCGCCAGCTCCGGCGGAGCCTGGCCCCCCTCGACCTCGCGGAGCCCGTACTGCCCGAAGGCGTCACCGTACGGACCTTCGAGCCGGGCCGTGACGACGAAGCCTGGCTCGCGGTGAACCGCGCCGCTTTCGCTCACCACCCCGAGCAGGGCTCGCTGACCCAGCAGGACCTGGACGACCGCAAGGCGGAGCCCTGGTTCGACCCGAAGGGCTTCTTCCTGGCCGAGCGGGACGGGGAGATCGTCGGCTTCCACTGGACGAAGGTGCACGCCGAGGAGCAGCTCGGCGAGGTGTACGTGGTCGGCGTGGCGCCCGACGCCCAGGGCGGCGGCCTCGGCAAGGCGCTGACCGCGATCGGCCTGCACCATCTGGCCTCCGAGGCGCTGCCCACCGCGATGCTCTACGTGGACGCGGACAACACGGCGGCCGTGACGGTGTACGAGCGGATGGGCTTCACCACGCACGAGGTGGATCTGATGTACCGCACGGAGTCCTGA
- a CDS encoding bifunctional metallophosphatase/5'-nucleotidase has product MSATPQKNRASRRVIAAAAGLATVGALIAAMPAGAHDRGNGHGHGHGHGHGHKPRTVDVQLLSFNDLHGNLEPPSGSAGTVKKTHADGTVETIPAGGVEYLATSLRTARKGNPYSVTAAGGDMVGASPLLSGLFHDEPTIEALNKLKLDVSAVGNHEFDEGATELARLQNGGCHPVEGCYKKGEKFKGADFPYLAANVTKEKTGRPLLKPYTIWKKKGVKIGFIGVTLEGTPDIVTANGVKGLKFHDEVKTINKYAKELDRKGVKSIVALIHEGGAPASTSYNYDCDSPGAGDGISGPIVDIAKGITPKVDALVTGHTHQAYVCTIPDPSGKPRMVTSASSFGKLYTDTTLTYDRRTKDIVRTSVKSANHVVTRDQPKAADMTRLIDRWNKLAAPVANKAQGWITADINGRGSTAPEKPLGNVIADAQLEGLAPADKGGAEVAFMNPGGIRSDLVYEASGSEGDGVVTYGETFTVQPFTNMMNVVDLTGAQLITALQQQVSGANEASPKILQVSKGFTYTLDLTKSGADRVVADTIELNGEAIDPARTYRVAMNEFLAGGGDGFPALGQGTNKLVGASDLDLFNAYLAAHATASSPLAPPATDRITVVE; this is encoded by the coding sequence ATGTCAGCGACTCCGCAGAAGAACCGTGCGTCCCGGCGGGTGATCGCCGCCGCGGCCGGTCTGGCCACCGTGGGCGCGCTCATCGCCGCGATGCCGGCCGGCGCTCATGACCGGGGCAACGGCCACGGGCATGGACACGGCCACGGGCACGGCCACAAGCCCCGTACCGTCGACGTGCAGTTGCTGTCGTTCAACGACCTGCACGGCAACCTGGAGCCCCCGTCCGGCTCCGCCGGTACGGTCAAGAAGACGCACGCGGACGGCACGGTCGAGACGATCCCGGCCGGTGGTGTCGAGTACCTGGCGACCTCGCTGCGTACCGCGCGCAAGGGCAACCCGTACTCCGTCACGGCGGCCGGCGGCGACATGGTCGGCGCGAGCCCGCTGCTGTCGGGCCTCTTCCACGACGAGCCGACGATCGAGGCGCTCAACAAGCTGAAGCTGGACGTCTCGGCGGTCGGCAACCACGAGTTCGACGAGGGCGCCACCGAGCTGGCCCGCCTCCAGAACGGCGGCTGCCACCCGGTCGAGGGCTGCTACAAGAAGGGCGAGAAGTTCAAGGGAGCGGACTTCCCCTACTTGGCGGCCAACGTCACCAAGGAGAAGACCGGCAGGCCGCTGCTGAAGCCGTACACGATATGGAAGAAGAAGGGCGTCAAGATCGGCTTCATCGGCGTCACCCTGGAGGGTACGCCGGACATCGTCACCGCGAACGGCGTCAAGGGCCTCAAGTTCCACGACGAGGTCAAGACGATCAACAAGTACGCCAAGGAGCTGGACCGCAAGGGCGTCAAGTCCATCGTGGCCCTGATCCACGAGGGCGGAGCCCCGGCCTCGACCTCGTACAACTACGACTGCGACAGCCCCGGCGCGGGCGACGGCATCTCCGGTCCGATCGTCGACATCGCCAAGGGCATCACGCCGAAGGTGGACGCCCTGGTCACGGGCCACACCCACCAGGCGTACGTCTGCACGATCCCCGACCCGTCGGGCAAGCCGCGCATGGTCACCTCGGCCTCGTCCTTCGGCAAGCTCTACACGGACACCACGCTCACCTACGACCGCCGCACCAAGGACATCGTCCGTACGTCGGTGAAGTCCGCGAACCACGTGGTGACCCGGGACCAGCCCAAGGCCGCCGACATGACGCGCCTGATCGACCGCTGGAACAAGCTCGCCGCCCCGGTCGCCAACAAGGCGCAGGGCTGGATCACCGCCGACATCAACGGCCGCGGCTCCACGGCCCCCGAGAAGCCGCTCGGCAACGTCATCGCCGACGCCCAGCTCGAAGGCCTCGCCCCGGCGGACAAGGGCGGCGCGGAAGTCGCGTTCATGAACCCGGGCGGTATCCGCTCGGACCTCGTGTACGAGGCGTCCGGCAGTGAGGGCGACGGGGTCGTCACGTACGGCGAGACGTTCACCGTCCAGCCGTTCACCAACATGATGAACGTCGTCGACCTGACCGGCGCCCAGCTGATCACCGCCCTCCAGCAGCAGGTCAGCGGTGCCAACGAGGCCAGTCCGAAGATCCTCCAGGTCTCCAAGGGCTTCACCTACACCCTGGACCTGACGAAGAGCGGCGCGGACCGCGTGGTCGCCGACACCATCGAGCTGAACGGCGAGGCGATCGACCCGGCGCGCACCTACCGTGTCGCGATGAACGAGTTCCTCGCGGGCGGCGGCGACGGCTTCCCGGCCCTGGGCCAGGGCACGAACAAGCTGGTCGGCGCGTCCGACCTGGACCTGTTCAACGCCTACCTGGCTGCCCACGCCACGGCCTCGTCCCCGCTGGCGCCGCCGGCTACGGACCGGATCACGGTCGTCGAGTAA
- a CDS encoding immunity 49 family protein, producing MTHDNDNATAPASAPDAHLPMLTTAQADRLRCLVADDLSARDGAHPRVDGATAVRERSTHALTTLAHRCRAAAPELWPTVIAEHFTSLDTVSQGGESAEELLSRTVLRLLPTEALAADERAGFRYAWQPADHLMTVLALDAPDTVRMLTDADVERAGLDALKAAGRANLLAEPVEHEEIRTPSGALLHSVHGDSHFVASKALVLADLARALTGRDLPEAGALVVVPTRHLLAFHPIVDATAVGAVNDLGMYALGAYEDGPGSLNPLLYWWRRDELVCLTSFDEQTRAMRVVPPPELMDLMRSLHAEQPAAAATPSAGELHAELRGLTDKLPQDPAGLPEAFDAAVAHAHARCADDPDAAELETWEAWVLAMQLGDALFATSVAREGEVACRVGDRVIALPATGPSPHANGRTWLTAFWFALVCREGDRLSRLAHVPLNDLRQADPSQDAYLFHWIETLQTYWLGQSLDDVVQKLIATMETSDPKVATRTAPDLLNLIDHQPAALFHRLITRNHGAFAETLTESVTHHDRYWTASPDPRAHVALGPLALACLAHDGDFPVDATLPRLPKHLISRAWCGEFPT from the coding sequence GTGACCCACGACAACGACAACGCCACCGCACCCGCGAGTGCACCCGACGCCCACCTGCCCATGCTGACCACTGCCCAGGCCGACCGCCTGCGCTGCCTCGTGGCCGACGACCTGTCCGCGCGGGACGGCGCACACCCCCGGGTGGACGGAGCGACGGCCGTACGTGAGCGTTCCACGCACGCCCTCACCACCCTGGCCCACCGGTGCCGGGCAGCAGCCCCCGAGCTCTGGCCGACGGTGATAGCGGAGCACTTCACCTCCCTGGACACGGTCTCCCAGGGCGGCGAGAGCGCCGAGGAGCTGCTGAGCCGGACGGTACTGCGCCTGCTGCCCACCGAGGCGCTCGCGGCGGACGAGCGGGCGGGCTTCCGCTACGCCTGGCAGCCCGCCGACCACCTGATGACCGTCCTCGCCCTGGACGCCCCCGACACCGTACGGATGCTCACCGACGCCGACGTCGAACGTGCGGGTCTGGACGCGCTGAAGGCGGCGGGCCGGGCGAACCTGCTGGCCGAACCGGTGGAGCACGAGGAGATCCGTACGCCGTCGGGCGCGCTCCTGCACTCGGTGCACGGCGACTCCCACTTCGTGGCGAGCAAGGCCCTCGTCCTGGCGGACCTGGCCCGCGCCCTCACGGGCCGCGACCTCCCGGAGGCCGGGGCGCTCGTCGTCGTACCGACCCGGCACCTGCTGGCGTTCCACCCCATCGTTGACGCCACTGCGGTGGGCGCGGTCAACGACCTGGGGATGTACGCCCTGGGCGCGTACGAGGACGGGCCGGGCTCGCTCAACCCGCTGCTGTACTGGTGGCGGCGGGACGAGCTGGTCTGCCTGACGTCGTTCGACGAGCAGACCCGGGCGATGCGGGTCGTACCACCGCCGGAGCTGATGGACCTGATGCGGAGCCTGCACGCGGAGCAGCCCGCAGCGGCAGCAACGCCATCCGCCGGCGAACTTCACGCAGAACTGCGGGGGTTGACGGACAAGCTGCCCCAGGACCCGGCCGGGCTCCCCGAGGCGTTCGACGCGGCGGTGGCACACGCGCACGCACGCTGCGCGGACGACCCCGACGCGGCGGAACTGGAGACGTGGGAGGCCTGGGTCCTCGCGATGCAGTTGGGCGACGCGCTGTTCGCCACCTCGGTCGCCCGCGAGGGCGAGGTGGCGTGCCGCGTCGGCGACCGCGTGATCGCCCTGCCCGCCACCGGCCCGTCCCCGCACGCGAACGGCCGCACTTGGCTGACCGCTTTCTGGTTCGCCCTGGTCTGCCGCGAGGGGGACCGCCTGTCCCGGCTGGCGCACGTCCCCCTGAACGACCTGCGCCAGGCCGATCCGTCCCAGGACGCGTACCTGTTCCACTGGATCGAGACCCTCCAGACCTACTGGCTCGGACAGTCCCTGGACGACGTCGTCCAGAAGCTCATCGCCACGATGGAGACGTCCGACCCCAAGGTCGCGACGCGCACCGCACCCGACCTGCTGAACCTGATCGACCACCAGCCCGCCGCCCTCTTCCACCGCCTCATCACCCGCAACCACGGGGCGTTCGCGGAGACCCTCACGGAGTCGGTGACCCACCACGACCGCTACTGGACCGCCTCCCCTGACCCCCGCGCCCACGTGGCCCTGGGCCCCCTGGCCCTGGCCTGCCTCGCCCACGACGGCGACTTCCCGGTGGACGCGACGCTGCCTCGCCTGCCGAAGCACCTGATCAGCCGGGCCTGGTGCGGGGAGTTCCCGACCTGA
- a CDS encoding isochorismatase family protein — MKLLRTATAIGVAAVLAATATACGGSSEAATGKDGASSASPSSSAPAKNVAEDTTTLRELNKLDETPATLADATLILVDYQNTYTEGVMELDGWKPAVDNTAALLKRARAAGTPVIHIVDKGYDLASEAGRIIPAVKPVKGEPVVEKSVPNAFHGTNLAEEVKKAGRKNVIIAGFMTNMCTLFTTQGAFINGNNPTVVADASATRPLPLKGNPNGIPAEQLHQSALATIQDLYGVVVPAQKSLK, encoded by the coding sequence ATGAAGCTGCTCCGTACCGCCACCGCGATCGGCGTCGCCGCCGTCCTCGCGGCCACCGCCACAGCGTGCGGCGGGAGTTCCGAGGCCGCGACCGGCAAGGACGGCGCTTCGAGCGCGTCACCCTCGTCGAGCGCACCCGCGAAGAACGTCGCCGAGGACACGACCACACTGCGGGAGCTCAACAAGCTCGACGAGACCCCGGCGACGCTGGCCGACGCGACGCTGATCCTCGTCGACTACCAGAACACCTACACCGAGGGCGTAATGGAGCTCGACGGCTGGAAGCCCGCCGTGGACAACACCGCGGCCCTGCTGAAGCGCGCCCGCGCGGCGGGCACACCGGTCATCCACATCGTCGACAAGGGCTACGACCTCGCGTCGGAGGCGGGCCGGATCATTCCCGCCGTGAAGCCCGTCAAGGGCGAGCCGGTCGTGGAGAAGAGCGTCCCGAACGCCTTCCACGGCACGAACCTCGCCGAGGAGGTGAAGAAGGCCGGACGTAAGAACGTCATCATCGCCGGGTTCATGACCAACATGTGCACCCTGTTCACCACGCAGGGCGCATTCATCAACGGCAACAACCCGACAGTGGTGGCCGACGCCTCGGCGACCCGCCCGCTGCCGCTGAAGGGCAACCCGAACGGCATCCCGGCCGAGCAGCTGCACCAGTCGGCGCTCGCCACGATCCAGGACCTGTACGGAGTGGTGGTCCCGGCGCAGAAGTCGCTGAAGTAG
- a CDS encoding isochorismatase family protein, with the protein MSRTTLRELNGFDDTPATLADATLILVDYQNTYTRGVMELDGWQASLDAAAELLARARRAGTKVVHVINDGGEGTPYDIRAEIGRIHPTVAPAAGEAVVVKQTPNAFHGTDLGDHVPEGRDVIIAGWMTHMCVAFTAQGAFLRGNRPTVVADACATRSLPVAGADLDACQVHYSALATIGDLYGVVVASQKEIAR; encoded by the coding sequence ATGTCCAGAACCACGCTGCGCGAACTCAACGGCTTCGACGACACCCCGGCCACGCTCGCCGACGCGACGCTGATCCTGGTCGACTACCAGAACACCTACACCCGTGGCGTGATGGAACTCGACGGCTGGCAGGCCTCGTTGGACGCCGCCGCGGAGCTGCTGGCGCGGGCCCGCCGGGCCGGGACGAAGGTCGTCCACGTCATCAACGACGGCGGCGAGGGGACCCCATACGACATCCGGGCCGAGATCGGGCGGATCCACCCGACCGTCGCCCCGGCCGCCGGGGAGGCCGTCGTCGTCAAGCAGACCCCGAACGCGTTCCACGGCACCGACCTCGGAGATCACGTCCCGGAGGGCCGGGACGTGATCATCGCGGGCTGGATGACCCACATGTGCGTGGCCTTCACCGCCCAGGGCGCGTTCCTGCGCGGCAACCGCCCCACGGTCGTCGCCGACGCCTGCGCGACCCGGTCCCTGCCGGTCGCGGGGGCCGACCTCGACGCCTGCCAGGTGCACTACAGCGCCCTGGCCACCATCGGCGACCTGTACGGGGTCGTCGTCGCATCCCAGAAGGAGATCGCCCGATGA
- a CDS encoding GlxA family transcriptional regulator, translated as MGTRRLVVIVLFKDVDLLDVTGPPEVFSLARRETDDAAGYEVVLAAESLDPVTTGAGVRILPDLTFRQAAERNIDTLIVPGSVEVDGERRVHAIVDPELVGWVKVLAGRTRRVTSVCVGAHLLAAAGLLDGKRATTHWSTAQQLAADHPEIEVDADPIFIREGDVWTGAGISACLDLSLALIADDLGEAVALRVARQLVMYLKRQSGQSQFSVPLEQISTTRRIEDLRHHIMRNIDLPLTVVDLAAHAHVSDRHLTRIFKAELGMTPHAYIESVRVEKARNDLESSDATLERIASACGFGTTDTLVRAFRRRLNTTPTEYRSRFRSSYAV; from the coding sequence ATCGGTACCAGGCGGCTGGTCGTCATCGTGCTCTTCAAGGATGTCGACCTGCTCGACGTCACCGGGCCGCCGGAGGTGTTCTCGCTCGCCCGGCGCGAGACCGATGACGCGGCCGGGTACGAAGTCGTCCTGGCCGCCGAGTCGTTGGACCCCGTCACCACCGGGGCCGGGGTCCGCATCCTGCCCGATCTCACCTTCCGACAGGCGGCGGAGCGGAACATCGACACCCTCATCGTGCCCGGCTCGGTGGAGGTGGACGGCGAGCGCCGCGTACACGCCATCGTCGACCCCGAGCTGGTCGGCTGGGTGAAGGTGCTCGCCGGGCGGACCCGGCGGGTCACGTCCGTATGCGTCGGGGCGCACCTCCTGGCCGCCGCCGGTCTCCTCGACGGCAAGCGTGCCACCACCCACTGGTCGACCGCGCAGCAACTCGCCGCCGATCACCCGGAGATCGAGGTCGACGCGGACCCGATCTTCATCCGCGAGGGCGATGTGTGGACCGGGGCCGGGATCAGCGCCTGCCTCGATCTCTCCCTCGCCCTGATCGCGGACGACCTCGGCGAGGCGGTCGCACTGCGGGTGGCCCGGCAGCTGGTGATGTATCTGAAGCGGCAGAGCGGGCAGAGCCAGTTCAGCGTGCCGCTGGAGCAGATCTCCACGACGCGCCGCATCGAGGACCTCCGCCACCACATCATGCGCAACATCGACCTCCCGCTGACCGTCGTGGACCTGGCCGCCCACGCTCATGTCAGTGACCGCCACCTCACCCGGATCTTCAAGGCCGAGCTGGGCATGACCCCGCACGCCTACATCGAGTCCGTACGGGTCGAGAAGGCCCGGAACGACCTGGAGTCCTCCGACGCCACCCTCGAACGCATCGCGTCCGCCTGCGGGTTCGGCACGACGGACACTCTGGTACGTGCGTTCCGGCGGCGGCTGAACACGACGCCGACGGAGTACCGGAGCAGGTTCCGGTCCTCGTACGCGGTCTGA